A single Nomascus leucogenys isolate Asia chromosome 14, Asia_NLE_v1, whole genome shotgun sequence DNA region contains:
- the LOC115838236 gene encoding ERC protein 2-like produces MDIHKREYESDTQKQYNQDAPTVDNPGLQDELRTQRDVSHLLQQDSGNRGVEHFTIELTEENFRRLQAEHDRQAKELFLLRKTLEEMELRTETQKQTLNARDESIKKLLETLQSKGLPSKSLEDDNERTRRMAEAESQVSHLEVILDQKEKENIHLRETSHVVYRRGATITGKASWRQ; encoded by the exons ATGGACATTCATAAACGGGAATATGAATCGGATACCCAGAAACAGTATAATCAAGATG CACCTACAGTTGACAATCCAGGCCTTCAAGATGAGCTACGAACCCAGAGAGACGTCAGCCACCTCCTCCAGCAAGACAGTGGCAACCGAGGAGTGGAGCACTTCACCATCGAGCTGACCGAGGAGAACTTCAGGCGACTCCAAGCCGAGCATGACAGGCAGGCTAAGGAGCTGTTCCTTTTGAGGAAGACATTAGAGGAAATGGAGCTGAGAACTGAAACGCAGAAACAAACCCTCAATGCCCGAGATGAGTCAATTAAAAAACTTCTTGAGACGTTGCAAAGTAAAGGCTTGCCATCCAAAAGCCTGGAGGATGACAATGAGCGAACGCGGCGGATGGCAGAGGCTGAGTCTCAGGTCAGCCACTTGGAAGTGATTTTAGaccagaaagagaaggaaaacataCATCTTAGAGAG ACCTCTCATGTAGTTTACAGAAGAGGAGCAACAATTACTG ggaaggcctcttggAGGCAGTGA